GCTTTATGTAACCGTTCATGAAAGCGACGATGAGGCGTTTGAAATTTGGAGCACTCACATCGCAAAAGAGAGAATTTACCGCTTTGGCGATCACGATAACTTCTGGCAGATGGGAGATACTGGACCATGTGGTCCTTGTAGTGAAATTTTTTACGATCAAGGAGCTGAACACTTCAATACACCTGAAGACTACATGGGCGGCGATGGAGATAGATTTTTAGAGATCTGGAACCTTGTTTTCATGCAGTATGAAAGAAGCGCCGATGGCAAACTAAGCCCATTACCAAAGCCAAGCATCGATACTGGCATGGGACTTGAGCGCGTTACTGCTATCTTGCAAGATAAATTTAGCAACTACGACAGCACACTTTTTATGCCGCTCATAAACGAAGTAGCAAAGCTTTGCGGCAAGCCATACGTCTATGAAAGTGGCGCTAGCTACCGCGTCATAAGCGATCACATCCGCTCGGTTACATTTTTGCTAGCTCAGGGCACGACATTTGATAAAGAGGGCCGTGGCTACGTGCTTCGCCGCATCTTGCGCCGTGCGATCCGCCATGGATACTTGCTAGGCATAAAAGAGCCATTTATGTATAAGCTTGTCGATAAAGTTTGCGAGCTAATGGGAGAGCACTACACCTATCTAAATGAGAAAAAAGCGGCTGTAAAAGAGCAGATCAAGCTTGAAGAAGAGAGATTTTTGGCGACAATCGCTAGTGGCTTAGAGCTATTTGAGAGCGAGCTTAAAAATACAAAAGAAATTTTTAGCGGAGAGGCTGCGTTTAAGCTTTACGATACGTTCGGATTTCCGCTAGATCTCACGGCCGACATGCTACGCGAAAAAGGACTCAAAGTCGATGAAGCAAGGTTTGATGAGCTTATGAGCGAGCAAAAAGCACGTGCAAAAGCTGCTTGGAAAGGCAGTGGCGACAAGAGTGCGAAGGGCGATTTTAAAGAGCTACTTGAAAAATTTGGCGAGAATAAATTTATAGGCTACGAAGAGCTTAAGAGCAAAAGCAAAATTTTAGCCCTGCTTGATGAAGAATTTAAAAATGTAGATAGTTTAGATGCTGGCAAAGAGGGTTGGGTGATGTTTGATGTCACTCCATTTTACGCTCAAAGTGGCGGCCAGTGCGGCGATAGCGGTAAGATAGTGGGCAAAGCAAATGTGCTTGATACGCAAAAATTTCATGGACTAAATTTATCTTTAGTAAAAACTAATGCAGCGCTAAAAGTTGATGACGAAGTAGAGCTTGAAGTTGGCAGTGATAGAGCCCAGATCGCACGTCACCACAGCGCCACACACTTGCTTCATGCAGCCCTTAGAAACGTGCTTGGCACGCACATCGCTCAAGCTGGCTCAAATGTCGAGGCAGATAGGCTAAGGTTTGACTTCTCACATCCAAAGGCACTTACTAGCGAAGAAATTTCAAAGATCGAAAACCTTGTAAATGAGTGGATCTTAGACGGTGCAAATGCAAAAACGCAGGTTATGGAGCTTGAAGAGGCCAAAAAAAGCGGAGCGATCGCGCTATTTAACGAAAAATATGCCGACAAAGTAAGAGTTGTGAGCTTTGGCGACATCAGCAAAGAGCTTTGCGGCGGCACACACGTAAAAAATAT
This DNA window, taken from Campylobacter concisus, encodes the following:
- the alaS gene encoding alanine--tRNA ligase; the protein is MQNLDIRKAYLDFFKSKGHEVVASAPLVPNDATLLFTNAGMVPFKSIFTGEVPRPTPPIRTSCQTCIRAGGKHNDLDNVGYTARHHTFFEMLGNFSFGEYFKKEAIAYAWEFVTEVLKLPKDKLYVTVHESDDEAFEIWSTHIAKERIYRFGDHDNFWQMGDTGPCGPCSEIFYDQGAEHFNTPEDYMGGDGDRFLEIWNLVFMQYERSADGKLSPLPKPSIDTGMGLERVTAILQDKFSNYDSTLFMPLINEVAKLCGKPYVYESGASYRVISDHIRSVTFLLAQGTTFDKEGRGYVLRRILRRAIRHGYLLGIKEPFMYKLVDKVCELMGEHYTYLNEKKAAVKEQIKLEEERFLATIASGLELFESELKNTKEIFSGEAAFKLYDTFGFPLDLTADMLREKGLKVDEARFDELMSEQKARAKAAWKGSGDKSAKGDFKELLEKFGENKFIGYEELKSKSKILALLDEEFKNVDSLDAGKEGWVMFDVTPFYAQSGGQCGDSGKIVGKANVLDTQKFHGLNLSLVKTNAALKVDDEVELEVGSDRAQIARHHSATHLLHAALRNVLGTHIAQAGSNVEADRLRFDFSHPKALTSEEISKIENLVNEWILDGANAKTQVMELEEAKKSGAIALFNEKYADKVRVVSFGDISKELCGGTHVKNINEIGLFFITKESGVSAGVRRIEAVCSRAALNLAKSFRAEIDELKDELKSTEPINAVKKLKNELRVLKDKLKNAKNSHELVYLDINKTKLCVTSVDGGDIKTLIDEFKNEHESAAILLIQTDEEGKISLAAGVKNAPLKAGAWVKFAAQILGGNGGGKDDFATAGGKDASMIEDAIKDSLEYARQALEK